The Halanaerobiaceae bacterium ANBcell28 genome contains a region encoding:
- a CDS encoding ATP-binding cassette domain-containing protein codes for MITLSGGEKIKLQLAKILLRKPDILLLEEPTNDIDLATLKWLENFI; via the coding sequence ATGATTACTTTATCAGGAGGAGAAAAAATAAAATTACAGTTAGCCAAAATTCTACTTAGAAAACCAGATATTTTATTATTAGAAGAGCCAACAAATGATATAGACCTGGCTACACTAAAATGGTTAGAAAATTTTATCTAA